The following proteins come from a genomic window of Pyxidicoccus sp. MSG2:
- a CDS encoding sensor histidine kinase has protein sequence MKLATRLWLLGAAVPVVGVVLALVLAGQLYEIWLARVVDQALLSQAATEAVSLFDGPGGEPHLHLEHSPLTDVVRAFAPVAEVYGPDGRRVLSFPSTESAALERLVPPAEDAPPRLETVREGDVPMRRLTVRVVSPAGVPHLLRLSTSLAWHEAAVRAFQGTTLGMAALLGLVFFGLQTWQARWLERRLKELRGLIARLREGVLSGAPSEGATRDEVAEVESALREAAGRLGAAREAQEQLIARAAHELRTPLALMRTHLDLALWKERDAAELRASLEETRREVERLSTLAGNLLDLASFGRGTWEVARGDLGVVLEDASAAARAQAEEQGVWVTVAAPRPAMCAFHVSSVRQALDNLLANALRFAPRGTEITLRAERRESLWRVSVRDVGPGIPAAHREKVFTPFYRLESSGPGTGLGLAVVEEVARRHGGRAYVAETQGPGAELVMELPDAGPAAVSLHHP, from the coding sequence GTGAAGCTGGCCACGCGGCTGTGGCTGCTGGGCGCGGCCGTGCCCGTGGTGGGCGTGGTGCTGGCGCTGGTGCTGGCGGGACAGCTCTACGAAATCTGGCTGGCGCGGGTGGTGGACCAGGCGCTGCTGTCACAGGCGGCGACGGAGGCCGTGAGCCTCTTCGACGGGCCCGGTGGTGAGCCGCACCTGCACCTGGAGCACTCGCCGCTGACGGACGTGGTGCGCGCCTTCGCCCCCGTGGCGGAGGTGTACGGCCCGGATGGGCGGCGCGTGCTGTCCTTTCCGTCTACGGAGTCCGCGGCCTTGGAGCGGCTCGTCCCACCGGCTGAAGACGCTCCGCCGCGCCTGGAGACGGTGCGCGAGGGGGATGTGCCGATGCGGCGGTTGACGGTGCGCGTGGTGTCGCCCGCGGGCGTGCCACACCTCCTGCGGCTGTCCACGTCGCTGGCCTGGCACGAGGCCGCGGTCCGCGCCTTCCAGGGCACCACCCTGGGGATGGCCGCGCTGCTGGGGCTCGTCTTCTTCGGACTGCAGACGTGGCAGGCGCGGTGGCTGGAGCGGCGGCTGAAGGAGCTGCGGGGCCTCATTGCCCGGCTGCGCGAGGGCGTGCTGTCCGGCGCGCCGTCGGAAGGCGCCACGCGGGACGAGGTGGCGGAGGTGGAGTCCGCGCTGCGCGAGGCCGCGGGCCGGCTGGGCGCCGCGCGCGAGGCCCAGGAGCAGCTCATCGCCAGGGCCGCGCACGAGCTGCGCACGCCGCTGGCCCTCATGCGCACGCACCTGGACCTGGCGCTGTGGAAGGAGCGCGACGCGGCCGAGCTGCGCGCGTCGCTGGAGGAGACGCGCCGCGAAGTGGAGCGCCTGTCCACGCTGGCGGGCAACCTGCTGGACCTGGCCTCCTTCGGCCGGGGGACGTGGGAAGTCGCGCGGGGAGACCTGGGCGTGGTGCTGGAGGACGCCTCGGCGGCGGCGCGCGCGCAGGCGGAGGAGCAGGGCGTCTGGGTGACGGTGGCGGCCCCGCGGCCCGCCATGTGCGCGTTCCATGTCAGCTCGGTGCGACAGGCGCTGGACAACCTGCTGGCCAACGCGCTGCGCTTCGCCCCGCGCGGCACCGAAATCACCCTGCGCGCCGAGCGGCGGGAGTCCCTCTGGCGCGTGTCCGTCAGGGACGTGGGGCCCGGCATCCCCGCCGCTCACCGCGAGAAGGTCTTCACCCCCTTCTATCGCCTCGAGTCCTCGGGCCCGGGCACTGGCCTGGGCCTGGCCGTGGTGGAGGAGGTGGCCCGACGCCACGGGGGCCGCGCCTACGTGGCGGAGACGCAGGGCCCCGGCGCCGAGCTGGTGATGGAGCTGCCCGACGCGGGGCCGGCGGCTGTCTCCCTCCACCATCCCTGA
- a CDS encoding Ig-like domain-containing protein has product MSVPESRPESSLATTTQALNCGASLVPLMTSPSLPSGSVTRSGVLGSSYEAWLAFDSNDAAPSMWLSQVGVTPAWIGYEWADGAKRVTHYAIRFVNGSLTSRAPRTWTFQGWNGSAWVVLDTRGNEAGWAAVERREYTVATPGTYSKYRLHVTDDNDSRSTGIETVSIGKLELFRCPEDTQPPAPPVLTGFAPASPSNNTQPVLSGTAEAGATVHIFAGVSCGGPQVASLTANASGAFSSTRSVTPNATTTFTAMAIDAAGNVSGCSAALSYLHDGLAPSAPSLTGFTPASPSNNTQPVLAGTAEANSTVRIFSGGACAGTAVATVTVAANGSFSSTRSVALNTTSTFTATSTDAAGNVSVCSAALGYLHDNVAPAVPSLTGFTPASPSTSTQPVLAGTAEAGARVRIFSGTACGGTALVTVTASSDGSFSTTRTVTANTTSTFTANALDAAGNASACSASISYRHDSIAPPAPTLTGFTPASPGVSLTPQLRGTAEKSASIQVFRGSGCPAPVVTTTTADASTGAFTASLTVTANTSTGFSARAVDAVGNVSSCSIVATYVHDTVAPLPPTFLSGYIPLDAPPVAGQVRAQTEPRGQVAVFTDAACTLAASPAGVAPADGSGFALLSLSQPQLTTPMFAVAVDGAGNRSTCVSFQAGCPVGFADCDGNPANGCEADLMTDELNCGVCGTTCGGAPSASAVCGAGTCGLGCVVGTFDCDGLEANGCESTTACGPAVCQVDPFEELLITDLSVVEDPVRTTGSGAWTFGALMRAMNGGRDPSELVRNWLKTWQQDQFIGATFVPARPQIGPVVLNSWEALSGGPTAPLNFNFAPFRLLAIVNRMDLRREGEHAGEGRFVFGVTDPSGNPMPFTVILEYTLPGGNPEEFQRWARDWHELGRLGLTHPNYNAKLQALTDRFTKSFVASGRFMGSAISQVRTNENTLDPEWELREFHFGPEGLAPAHVALTPLFFMNGSSLVADYINQNQSSILTETHVVPEFFQGQPFLWGSALTPFNFFWNAPGVDPEARHKFSLNTCNGCHAGETQTFFLHVGFRPQGSPAFLSPFLVANAPTPDPVTGQPRVFNDLGRRGQDLNALVCGVPASLTASKDQVGESLLAPARWNSAAVPGFPVRSNLPAGRVH; this is encoded by the coding sequence GTGTCTGTCCCCGAGTCGCGGCCGGAGAGTTCCCTGGCCACCACCACCCAAGCGCTCAACTGCGGTGCCAGCCTGGTGCCACTGATGACCAGCCCGTCACTGCCTTCCGGCAGCGTGACGCGCTCGGGAGTCCTGGGCTCGAGCTACGAGGCCTGGCTGGCCTTCGACAGCAACGACGCGGCGCCGTCCATGTGGCTCTCGCAGGTGGGGGTGACGCCCGCCTGGATTGGCTACGAGTGGGCGGATGGCGCGAAGCGCGTCACCCACTACGCCATCCGGTTCGTGAACGGCTCGCTCACCTCGCGCGCGCCCAGGACCTGGACGTTCCAGGGCTGGAATGGCTCTGCCTGGGTCGTCCTGGATACGCGCGGCAACGAGGCCGGCTGGGCCGCTGTCGAGCGACGTGAGTACACCGTGGCCACGCCGGGCACCTACTCCAAGTACCGCCTCCATGTGACGGACGACAACGACAGCCGCAGCACCGGCATCGAGACGGTCTCCATCGGCAAGCTCGAGCTCTTCCGGTGCCCCGAGGACACCCAGCCGCCCGCCCCCCCGGTGCTGACGGGCTTCGCGCCGGCCTCGCCGTCCAACAACACGCAGCCCGTACTGTCCGGCACCGCCGAGGCGGGCGCCACCGTGCACATCTTCGCGGGGGTGTCCTGCGGGGGCCCCCAGGTGGCCTCCTTGACGGCGAACGCGAGCGGGGCCTTTTCGTCGACCCGCTCCGTGACGCCCAACGCGACGACCACCTTCACGGCCATGGCGATCGACGCGGCGGGCAACGTGTCTGGCTGCTCGGCGGCGCTCAGCTACCTGCATGATGGGCTGGCGCCCTCCGCGCCGTCGCTGACGGGCTTCACTCCGGCCTCGCCCTCCAACAACACCCAGCCGGTGCTGGCCGGCACGGCGGAGGCGAACTCCACCGTGCGCATCTTCTCCGGCGGCGCCTGCGCGGGCACGGCGGTGGCGACGGTGACAGTCGCGGCCAACGGCAGCTTCTCGTCCACGCGCTCGGTGGCCCTGAACACCACGTCCACCTTCACCGCCACGTCCACGGATGCCGCGGGCAACGTGTCCGTGTGCTCGGCGGCGCTCGGCTACCTGCATGACAACGTCGCGCCCGCGGTGCCCTCGCTGACGGGCTTCACCCCGGCCTCGCCGTCCACCAGCACCCAGCCCGTTCTCGCGGGCACCGCCGAGGCGGGCGCCCGGGTGCGCATCTTCTCGGGCACGGCCTGTGGGGGCACGGCGCTGGTCACCGTGACGGCCTCGTCGGACGGCTCCTTCTCGACGACGCGCACGGTGACGGCCAACACCACGTCCACCTTCACCGCCAACGCGCTGGATGCCGCCGGCAATGCGTCCGCGTGCTCGGCGAGCATCAGCTACCGGCATGACTCCATTGCGCCCCCGGCACCGACGCTGACGGGCTTCACTCCGGCCTCGCCCGGGGTGTCCCTGACGCCGCAGTTGCGCGGCACCGCCGAGAAGAGCGCGTCCATCCAGGTCTTCCGTGGCAGCGGGTGCCCGGCGCCCGTGGTGACCACCACCACGGCGGACGCCTCGACGGGCGCTTTCACCGCCTCGCTGACCGTGACGGCCAACACGTCGACGGGCTTCTCCGCCCGTGCGGTGGACGCGGTGGGCAATGTCTCCAGCTGCTCCATCGTCGCCACCTACGTGCACGACACGGTGGCGCCGCTGCCGCCGACCTTCCTCTCGGGCTACATCCCGCTCGACGCGCCTCCCGTCGCCGGGCAGGTGCGTGCCCAGACGGAGCCGCGAGGGCAGGTGGCCGTGTTCACCGATGCGGCCTGCACCCTGGCGGCGTCTCCAGCCGGCGTGGCACCGGCGGACGGGAGTGGCTTCGCGCTGCTGTCCCTGTCGCAGCCGCAGCTCACGACGCCGATGTTCGCGGTGGCCGTCGACGGCGCGGGCAACCGCTCCACGTGCGTGTCCTTCCAGGCGGGCTGCCCCGTGGGCTTCGCGGACTGTGACGGCAACCCGGCCAACGGCTGCGAGGCCGACCTGATGACCGACGAGCTGAACTGCGGCGTGTGTGGAACGACGTGCGGCGGGGCGCCTTCCGCCAGCGCCGTGTGCGGCGCGGGCACCTGCGGCCTGGGCTGCGTGGTGGGCACTTTCGACTGCGACGGCCTGGAGGCCAATGGCTGCGAGTCCACCACCGCCTGCGGCCCGGCGGTCTGCCAGGTGGACCCGTTCGAGGAACTGCTCATCACCGACCTGTCCGTGGTGGAGGACCCGGTGCGCACCACCGGCTCCGGCGCGTGGACGTTTGGCGCGCTGATGCGGGCGATGAACGGCGGGAGGGACCCGTCCGAGCTGGTGCGCAACTGGCTGAAGACCTGGCAGCAGGACCAGTTCATCGGCGCCACCTTCGTGCCGGCCCGCCCCCAAATCGGGCCCGTGGTGCTGAACTCGTGGGAGGCGCTCAGTGGTGGCCCCACCGCGCCGCTGAACTTCAACTTCGCGCCGTTCCGGCTGCTGGCCATCGTCAACCGCATGGACCTGCGGCGCGAGGGTGAGCACGCGGGCGAGGGGCGCTTCGTGTTCGGCGTGACGGACCCGAGCGGCAACCCGATGCCCTTCACGGTCATCCTCGAATACACGCTGCCCGGTGGAAACCCCGAGGAGTTCCAGCGCTGGGCTCGTGACTGGCACGAGCTGGGCCGGCTCGGGCTGACCCATCCGAACTACAACGCGAAGCTCCAGGCGCTGACGGACCGCTTCACGAAGTCCTTCGTGGCGTCAGGACGCTTCATGGGCAGCGCCATCAGCCAGGTGCGCACCAACGAGAACACGCTGGACCCGGAGTGGGAGCTGCGCGAGTTCCACTTCGGGCCCGAGGGACTGGCCCCGGCGCACGTGGCACTCACGCCTCTCTTCTTCATGAACGGCTCGTCGCTGGTGGCGGACTACATCAACCAGAACCAGTCCTCCATCCTCACGGAGACGCACGTGGTGCCCGAGTTCTTCCAGGGGCAGCCCTTCCTCTGGGGCTCGGCGCTCACCCCGTTCAACTTCTTCTGGAACGCTCCCGGGGTGGACCCAGAGGCGCGACACAAGTTCTCGCTCAACACCTGCAATGGGTGCCACGCGGGAGAGACGCAGACCTTCTTCCTCCACGTCGGCTTCCGCCCCCAGGGCTCGCCCGCCTTCCTCTCGCCGTTCCTGGTTGCCAATGCACCCACGCCGGACCCCGTCACCGGGCAACCTCGCGTGTTCAACGACCTGGGCCGGCGTGGGCAGGACCTGAACGCCCTGGTGTGTGGCGTGCCCGCGTCCCTGACGGCGTCGAAGGACCAGGTCGGCGAGTCGCTCCTCGCACCCGCACGGTGGAACAGCGCCGCCGTTCCCGGCTTCCCGGTCCGCTCCAACCTGCCGGCCGGCCGCGTCCACTGA
- a CDS encoding Na+/H+ antiporter, with the protein MHFELAFVLIFAIATAVAIVARHFKFPYTVALVVAGLSLGAVHAFEPPHLTKELLFAIILPGLLFEAAFHVEFRKFWKNKLAIHAMAIPGVAASAGLTALILSPVMAGMDFVSGFGLLPALVFAAVIVSTDPIAVVGLFKSLGAPKRLLILVEGESLLNDGTAVVLFTLVVAVATGGHFTVGGAVLDFIKVAGMGALIGSAVGFVVAQVIKRVDDAMVEITLTVIAAYGSFVVAENFHYSGVIATVVAGMLCGNWAAHEGMSPTTRVAVESFWEYLAFALNSVVFLLIGLEVELGSLLASWKPILAAYVAVVAGRAVVVYGVSALLRLTSERMPWAWSAVLTWSGLRGAISMVLVLGLPPDFLHRELLVNMTFGVVLLSIIIQGLTMAPLLRRLGITGLKDAYQEQYELARGRLGAVHAALAALEGMRRNREVPADVLEQLEREYQAKEGVAEKELVALKQQSMRFHEEEHQEAVRRMLIVEKESLLKAYQSATIGKEAFERLTAELDERIAQADAAESHVPSQQGEPRAPAGAVGT; encoded by the coding sequence ATGCACTTCGAGCTGGCCTTCGTCCTCATCTTCGCCATCGCGACCGCGGTGGCCATCGTCGCGCGCCACTTCAAGTTCCCCTACACGGTGGCGCTGGTGGTGGCGGGGCTGTCGCTGGGCGCGGTGCACGCCTTCGAGCCGCCGCATCTCACGAAGGAGCTGCTCTTCGCCATCATCCTTCCCGGACTGCTGTTCGAGGCGGCCTTCCACGTGGAGTTCCGCAAGTTCTGGAAGAACAAGCTGGCCATCCACGCAATGGCCATCCCCGGCGTGGCCGCGTCAGCGGGGTTGACGGCGCTCATCCTCTCTCCGGTGATGGCCGGAATGGACTTCGTGAGCGGCTTCGGGCTGCTCCCGGCGCTGGTGTTCGCCGCGGTCATCGTCTCCACGGACCCCATCGCAGTGGTGGGCCTCTTCAAGTCGCTGGGCGCGCCCAAGCGGCTGCTCATCCTCGTGGAGGGAGAGAGCCTGCTGAATGACGGCACGGCCGTCGTGCTCTTCACCCTCGTCGTGGCGGTGGCCACCGGTGGCCACTTCACCGTGGGAGGGGCGGTCCTCGACTTCATCAAGGTCGCGGGGATGGGCGCGCTCATCGGCAGCGCAGTGGGGTTCGTCGTTGCGCAGGTCATCAAGCGCGTGGACGACGCGATGGTGGAAATCACCCTCACGGTCATCGCCGCCTATGGCTCATTCGTGGTGGCGGAGAACTTCCACTACTCGGGCGTCATCGCGACGGTGGTGGCCGGCATGCTGTGCGGCAACTGGGCGGCGCATGAGGGCATGAGCCCCACCACGCGCGTCGCCGTGGAGAGCTTCTGGGAGTACCTGGCCTTCGCGCTCAACTCGGTGGTGTTCCTGCTCATCGGCCTGGAGGTGGAGCTCGGCTCGCTGCTGGCCTCCTGGAAGCCCATCCTCGCGGCGTATGTGGCGGTGGTCGCCGGCCGCGCGGTGGTGGTGTACGGCGTGTCCGCGCTGCTGCGCCTCACGTCGGAGCGCATGCCGTGGGCCTGGAGCGCGGTGCTCACCTGGAGCGGGCTGCGGGGCGCCATCTCCATGGTGCTGGTGCTCGGCCTGCCGCCGGACTTCCTCCACCGCGAGCTGCTGGTGAACATGACCTTCGGCGTGGTGCTGCTCTCCATCATCATCCAGGGCCTCACGATGGCGCCGCTGTTGCGGCGGCTGGGCATCACCGGCCTGAAGGACGCCTACCAGGAGCAGTACGAGCTGGCGCGGGGCCGCCTGGGCGCCGTCCATGCCGCCCTGGCCGCGCTGGAGGGCATGCGCCGCAACCGGGAGGTCCCCGCGGACGTGCTGGAGCAGTTGGAGCGGGAGTATCAGGCGAAGGAGGGCGTCGCGGAGAAGGAGCTGGTGGCGCTGAAGCAACAGTCGATGCGCTTCCACGAGGAGGAGCACCAGGAGGCGGTCCGCCGCATGCTCATCGTGGAGAAGGAGTCGCTCCTCAAGGCCTACCAGTCGGCCACCATTGGCAAGGAGGCCTTCGAGCGGCTCACCGCGGAGCTGGACGAGCGCATCGCCCAGGCGGACGCGGCCGAGAGCCACGTGCCCTCGCAGCAGGGCGAGCCTCGCGCTCCGGCGGGAGCCGTCGGAACCTGA
- the argC gene encoding N-acetyl-gamma-glutamyl-phosphate reductase, giving the protein MTRANIYILGASGFGGGELLRILSGHPAVAGIRVVSRHHAGELIHKVHPHLRGLVDGRFEAEPDWRWLSDSQQPVVFSALGHGELAKQFTNIEKQWADAGIAERVLLVDLSSDFRLDHPGRYAGAYGRPHPSPDLLGTFTYGLTEWKRDEIKTAKRIANPGCFATAVQLALLPIASTPGLGLLAVSGVTGSSGSGSLPGEGTHHPTRAHDFRAYKPLEHQHEAEVEVMLVAHGAQRHRLAFVPHSAPMVRGIFATVQFEWPEHGGAVVTQSLTDKFRRYYEGSKFVRIVEGTPRVAAVTGSNFCDISVATKGRSVAVMAALDNLVKGMAGQAVQNFNVALGLPEDTALRQAACYP; this is encoded by the coding sequence ATGACGCGGGCGAACATCTACATCCTGGGGGCCTCCGGTTTCGGCGGGGGCGAGCTGCTGCGAATCCTCTCCGGACACCCGGCGGTGGCGGGCATCCGCGTGGTGTCGCGGCACCATGCGGGCGAGCTCATCCACAAGGTGCACCCGCACCTGCGCGGGCTGGTGGACGGCCGCTTCGAGGCGGAGCCGGACTGGCGCTGGCTGTCGGACTCGCAGCAGCCGGTGGTGTTCAGCGCGCTGGGGCACGGCGAGCTGGCGAAGCAGTTCACCAACATCGAGAAGCAGTGGGCCGACGCCGGCATCGCCGAGCGCGTGCTGCTGGTGGACCTGTCCTCCGACTTCCGGCTGGACCACCCGGGCCGCTACGCGGGCGCCTATGGCCGACCCCACCCCTCCCCGGATTTGCTGGGCACCTTCACCTACGGCCTCACCGAGTGGAAGCGCGACGAAATCAAGACGGCGAAGCGCATCGCCAACCCGGGCTGCTTCGCCACGGCGGTGCAGCTCGCGCTGCTGCCGATTGCGTCCACGCCGGGGCTGGGGCTCCTGGCCGTCTCGGGCGTGACGGGCTCGTCCGGCTCCGGCTCGCTGCCGGGCGAGGGCACGCACCACCCGACGCGCGCGCATGACTTCCGCGCGTACAAGCCGCTGGAGCACCAGCACGAGGCGGAGGTGGAGGTCATGCTGGTGGCGCACGGCGCGCAGCGGCACCGGCTGGCCTTCGTGCCGCACTCGGCGCCCATGGTGCGCGGCATCTTCGCCACCGTGCAGTTCGAGTGGCCGGAGCACGGCGGCGCGGTGGTGACGCAATCGCTGACGGACAAGTTCCGCCGCTACTACGAGGGCTCGAAGTTCGTCCGCATCGTCGAGGGCACGCCGCGCGTGGCCGCGGTGACGGGCAGCAACTTCTGCGACATCTCCGTGGCCACCAAGGGCCGCTCCGTCGCCGTCATGGCCGCGCTGGACAACCTGGTGAAGGGCATGGCCGGCCAGGCCGTGCAGAACTTCAACGTGGCCCTCGGCCTGCCCGAGGACACGGCCCTGCGCCAGGCTGCCTGCTACCCGTAG
- a CDS encoding DUF1611 domain-containing protein, whose product MKVFVDKVGSVTRNLGLGRTVHLAPEVKAEEGAVVAVRIHGEKSVYNQLEDPHGRLVTLHAGDIVVGALGHRNALHGYEGVVPESVTVGQRLHVLNMGGVIGKCTSHNPGVGTPFEAEVLGQVLEFPELMSRTGQPAHVTSGALKGTSTPVKCPVVFVVGTCMNAGKTYAASAMVRTLAQAGYRVGGAKLTGVSLMRDTLSMQDSGADVVMDFTDAGVVCTGPRTGARVARVLFSELAAENVDVIVAETGDGIMGEYGVQGILADAELRSLAGAWVLCANDPVGAAGGVRHLRETYGIDVDMVAGPATDNAVGVRFVEQVVGIPARNARANAAALGGLILEKLAPKLGAGRKS is encoded by the coding sequence ATGAAGGTCTTCGTCGACAAGGTGGGCAGCGTCACCCGGAACCTGGGCCTGGGCCGCACGGTGCACCTGGCTCCGGAAGTGAAGGCCGAGGAGGGCGCGGTGGTCGCCGTGCGCATCCACGGAGAGAAGAGCGTCTACAACCAGCTCGAGGACCCGCACGGGCGCCTCGTCACCCTGCACGCGGGTGACATCGTCGTGGGCGCCCTGGGGCACCGCAACGCGCTGCACGGCTACGAGGGCGTGGTGCCCGAGTCCGTCACCGTGGGCCAGCGCCTGCACGTGCTCAACATGGGCGGCGTCATCGGCAAGTGCACCTCGCACAACCCCGGCGTGGGCACGCCCTTCGAGGCGGAAGTGCTGGGCCAGGTGCTGGAGTTCCCGGAGCTGATGTCGCGCACCGGGCAGCCGGCGCACGTCACCTCGGGCGCGCTCAAGGGCACGTCCACCCCGGTGAAGTGCCCGGTGGTCTTCGTCGTCGGCACCTGCATGAACGCGGGCAAGACGTACGCGGCCAGCGCCATGGTGCGCACGCTGGCCCAGGCGGGCTACCGCGTGGGCGGGGCGAAGCTGACGGGTGTGTCGCTGATGCGCGACACGCTGAGCATGCAGGACTCCGGCGCGGACGTGGTCATGGACTTCACCGACGCGGGCGTCGTGTGCACGGGCCCCCGCACGGGGGCGCGCGTGGCGCGGGTGCTCTTCTCCGAGCTGGCGGCGGAGAACGTGGACGTCATCGTCGCGGAGACGGGCGACGGCATCATGGGTGAGTACGGCGTGCAGGGCATCCTCGCGGACGCGGAGCTGCGGAGCCTGGCGGGCGCGTGGGTGCTGTGCGCGAACGACCCGGTGGGCGCGGCCGGCGGCGTGCGGCACCTGCGCGAGACGTACGGCATCGACGTGGACATGGTGGCCGGACCCGCCACGGACAACGCGGTGGGCGTGCGCTTCGTGGAGCAGGTGGTGGGGATTCCCGCCCGCAACGCCCGGGCGAATGCGGCGGCGCTGGGTGGGCTCATCCTGGAGAAGCTCGCGCCCAAGCTGGGCGCGGGGAGGAAGTCATGA
- the argG gene encoding argininosuccinate synthase has translation MSKKNVVLAFSGGLDTAFCTVYLREQGYSVTTVTVDTGGFPPEQLASIAALSAKLGAVAHHTVDARDTLFQGYLRYLIAGNVLRGQVYPLSVSAERACQAVEAVRMARELGAQSIAHGSTGAGNDQVRFDVAFRSLAPELELLTPIRTLGLSRQQELSFLAERGIHMPPKLGSYSVNEGMWGTSVGGRETLDSWSALPEAAFPGGVIPTDLKPRTLTLSFEQGVPSALDGEKLSPVKLVEALNALGRTYGIGRGVHLGDTILGIKGRVGFEAPAAHMLITAHRELEKLVLSGKQLFWKESMGNLYGSLLHEGHFFDPLVKDLEAFLTSSQDRVTGEVRLVLHPRTLVVEGVKSPHSLMDAKVATYGEANVLWTGSEAAGFAKLYGVAQMLSHRAKGG, from the coding sequence ATGAGCAAGAAGAACGTGGTGCTGGCCTTCTCCGGCGGACTCGATACCGCTTTCTGCACCGTCTACCTGCGCGAGCAGGGCTACTCCGTGACGACCGTCACCGTGGACACGGGCGGCTTCCCGCCCGAGCAGCTCGCCAGCATCGCGGCGCTGTCCGCGAAGCTCGGCGCGGTGGCGCACCACACGGTGGACGCGCGCGACACCCTCTTCCAGGGCTACCTGCGCTACCTCATCGCCGGCAACGTGCTGCGCGGCCAGGTCTACCCGCTGAGCGTCTCCGCGGAGCGCGCCTGCCAGGCAGTGGAAGCCGTGCGCATGGCGCGCGAGCTGGGCGCGCAGTCGATTGCGCACGGCAGCACCGGCGCCGGCAACGACCAGGTGCGCTTCGACGTGGCCTTCCGCTCGCTGGCGCCGGAGCTGGAGCTGCTCACGCCCATCCGCACGCTGGGCCTGAGCCGGCAGCAGGAGCTGTCCTTCCTCGCCGAGCGCGGCATCCACATGCCGCCGAAGCTGGGCTCCTACTCCGTCAACGAGGGCATGTGGGGCACGTCCGTGGGCGGCCGCGAGACGCTCGACTCGTGGAGCGCGCTGCCCGAGGCGGCCTTCCCCGGCGGGGTGATTCCCACGGACTTGAAGCCCCGCACGCTCACCCTCTCCTTCGAGCAGGGCGTCCCTTCCGCGCTCGACGGCGAGAAGCTGTCGCCCGTGAAGCTGGTGGAGGCGCTCAACGCGCTGGGGCGCACGTACGGCATCGGCCGCGGCGTGCACCTGGGTGACACCATTCTGGGCATCAAGGGCCGCGTGGGCTTCGAGGCCCCGGCGGCGCACATGCTCATCACCGCGCACCGCGAGCTGGAGAAGCTGGTGCTCTCCGGCAAGCAGCTCTTCTGGAAGGAGTCGATGGGCAACCTCTACGGCTCGCTGCTGCACGAGGGGCACTTCTTCGACCCGCTGGTGAAGGACCTGGAGGCGTTCCTCACCTCCTCGCAGGACCGGGTGACGGGCGAGGTGCGGCTGGTGCTGCACCCCAGGACGCTGGTGGTGGAGGGCGTGAAGTCGCCGCACTCGCTGATGGACGCGAAGGTGGCGACGTACGGGGAAGCAAACGTGCTGTGGACGGGTTCTGAAGCCGCTGGATTCGCCAAGCTGTACGGCGTCGCGCAGATGCTCTCTCACCGGGCCAAGGGAGGTTGA